The genomic DNA ATTCATTAAAATCTATTAATCCAGAACGATTACATATGTCTTGATAAGACTGATAAATTCGGAACCATGTCATTTTTATTGAATTGCTATTAATATTTATATTTGGAATATCTGGAATCTTATTTTTTCTCACGATTGATATAATGCATAGCTTGATATACGCCATACTTGTTCTCATTTAAGTTAAGTGAGCGCATTAATTGTTTCAAAAGTTGAATTTGATCGTTGTTATCGAGGATTTGAAAATTTTTTGGTAAATTTGCATCTACGTAATGAGCACGTAGTAACCGATTTGCTAATCCATGAAAAGTATTAATCCATAAATCACTTTTTTTTGAACACCAATTAAAGATTGTATACGATTTCGCATGACTGAAGCAGCTTTATTCGTAAAAGTAATCGCCATTATTGACCATGGTGTATATTTTTTTACTAATTGTAACCAGAGAATGCGATTAACTAATACTCGA from Candidatus Blochmanniella camponoti includes the following:
- a CDS encoding UvrD-helicase domain-containing protein translates to MFNWCSKKSDLWINTFHGLANRLLRAHYVDANLPKNFQILDNNDQIQLLKQLMRSLNLNENKYGVYQAMHYINREKK
- a CDS encoding UvrD-helicase domain-containing protein, which encodes MNVYDILDQLNDKQQEAVTSNDQNILVLSGAGSGKTRVLVNRILWLQLVKKYTPWSIMAITFTNKAASVMRNRIQSLIGVQKKVIYGLILFMD